The following proteins are encoded in a genomic region of Rattus rattus isolate New Zealand chromosome 2, Rrattus_CSIRO_v1, whole genome shotgun sequence:
- the LOC116894329 gene encoding mas-related G-protein coupled receptor member X2-like, with amino-acid sequence MSFCEVLSKTMILLSLIVALVGLVGNATVLWFLGFQMPRNAFSVYILNLAGADFLCICFHIGLYFYSIFDIGFIPNEVPDFFIVVINFAYLCGLSILSSISLERCLSVLWPIWYRCQRPRHTSVVICTLLWVMSLVLSLLEGKECGFLFDLSHFHWCLIFDFITTAWLIILFVVLLVSSLALVITIFCGLHRIPVTRLYVAIVLTVLVFLLLGLPYGIYWFLLVWIEEFNYALPCSFHPVTLFLSCVNSCANPIIYFLVGAIRHHRFQRKSLKILLQQAMQDTPENEECIEMGSSERSREIKNSLEETKSCLDQS; translated from the coding sequence CTAGTTGGACTGGTTGGAAATGCCACAGTGCTATGGTTCCTGGGCTTCCAGATGCCTAGGAATGCCTTCTCTGTCTACATCCTCAACCTGGCTGGTGCTGACTTCCTATGCATTTGCTTTCATATTGgactttatttttatagtatCTTTGACATTGGTTTCATCCCCAACGAAGTTCCTgattttttcattgttgtgataAACTTTGCATACCTTTGTGGCCTGAGCATTCTTAGTTCCATTAGCCTTGAACGCTGCCTGTCTGTCCTGTGGCCCATCTGGTATCGCTGCCAACGCCCAAGGCACACATCAGTTGTCATATGTACCTTGCTTTGGGTCATGTCCCTAGTCTTGAGCCTCTTGGAAGGAAAGGAATGTGGTTTCCTATTTGATTTAAGTCATTTTCATTGGTGTCTGATATTTGATTTTATCACTACTGCatggttaattattttattcgTGGTTCTCTTGGTGTCCAGTCTGGCCTTGGTGATTACTATCTTCTGTGGCTTACACAGGATTCCTGTGACCAGGCTGTATGTGGCCATTGTTTTAACAGTGCTGGTCTTCCTGCTACTTGGTCTGCCCTATGGGATCTATTGGTTCCTCTTAGTGTGGATTGAGGAATTTAATTATGCTTTACCTTGTAGTTTTCATCCAGTGACATTATTTCTATCCTGTGTTAACAGCTGTGCCAACCCCATCATTTACTTCCTTGTAGGTGCCATTAGGCATCATCGGTTCCAACGGAAGTCTCTCAAGATACTTCTGCAGCAAGCCATGCAAGACACTCCTGAGAACGAAGAATGTATAGAGATGGGTTCCTCTGAAAGATCTAGAGAGATTAAAAACAGTCTGGAAGAGACTAAGAGCTGCCTTGATCAGTCATAA